In Gemmatimonas sp., the following are encoded in one genomic region:
- a CDS encoding ABC transporter permease → MKAFPSLAVAIALGVVSTAPLAAQPSAPRGIAIDARMAEDLGLAVGARVRISARPGEPGDSAMIAAIYERKADPAEVARREYRVRLHLDQLQQLMELDDRVDRFAVGTRDGQSIDSALARINHVAFGFRSHKSRDVAVQSSRTFRVVERFHTAIGIITVVASAVFLLCLLLLSVEERRRDIAALRLMGISRATVVRAIVIEAAIVSLIGSVLGAGVGWIASLLVNTHFQELYRTPLVFALLTPQIFAFATGLSLILGIGSGAAAGWRLVKSSPLSLMGR, encoded by the coding sequence GTGAAGGCGTTCCCTTCGCTCGCGGTCGCGATCGCGCTGGGTGTGGTCAGCACCGCGCCGCTCGCTGCGCAACCCTCGGCGCCACGCGGCATCGCCATCGACGCGCGTATGGCCGAGGATCTCGGGCTCGCCGTCGGGGCGCGTGTGCGGATCTCGGCGCGGCCCGGAGAACCGGGAGACAGCGCCATGATCGCGGCGATCTACGAACGAAAAGCCGATCCTGCCGAAGTCGCGCGACGCGAGTATCGTGTGCGACTGCACCTCGATCAGCTCCAGCAGCTCATGGAGCTCGACGACCGCGTCGATCGTTTTGCGGTCGGTACGCGCGATGGACAGTCCATCGATTCAGCCTTGGCGCGCATCAACCATGTGGCGTTCGGGTTCCGCTCGCACAAGTCGCGTGATGTAGCCGTGCAGAGTTCGCGCACCTTCCGTGTGGTCGAACGCTTTCATACGGCCATCGGTATCATCACCGTCGTGGCCAGCGCCGTGTTCCTGCTCTGTCTGTTGCTGCTGAGCGTGGAGGAGCGCCGCCGCGATATCGCGGCCCTGCGCCTGATGGGCATTTCCCGCGCCACCGTGGTGCGCGCGATCGTGATCGAAGCCGCGATCGTGTCGTTGATCGGTAGCGTGCTCGGCGCCGGCGTCGGCTGGATCGCGTCGCTCCTCGTGAATACGCATTTCCAGGAGCTCTATCGCACACCGTTGGTGTTCGCGCTCCTCACGCCGCAGATCTTTGCGTTCGCCACCGGCCTCTCGCTCATTCTGGGCATCGGTTCGGGCGCGGCGGCCGGCTGGCGACTCGTGAAGTCGTCGCCGCTGTCGCTCATGGGGCGCTGA
- a CDS encoding Nramp family divalent metal transporter, whose amino-acid sequence MAAANTDPIVTPETASGAATPPAHEPGWRRARLAPSLAEVHRSVDVNGATWFRKMLAFAGPGYLVAVGYMDPGNWATDLAGGSRFGYTLLSVILLSNLMAVLLQGLASKLGIVTGRDLAQACRDHYSPPVAFALWVLCEIAIAACDLAEVIGTAIALNLLFGITLPVGIAITAVDVLIVLYLQNKGFRLLEALVIALIAVVGGCFLFELFISKPDMGAVARGFIPTTQIFTNPEMLYIAIGILGATVMPHNLYLHSSIVQTRKYEETAAGKREAVRFAFLDSTIALSFALFINAAILIVAAATFHTSGNTEVAEIQDAHKLLTPLLGVAGASAVFALALLASGQNSTLTGTLAGQIVMEGFLNLRIRPWLRRLITRAIAIVPAAIVAVLYGESGTARLLILSQVILSLQLSFAVFPLVRFTSDREKMGEFVNSIALRVAAYVVAGIIASLNLWLLFQTIRGWLT is encoded by the coding sequence ATGGCTGCTGCGAATACTGATCCAATCGTCACTCCTGAGACCGCCTCTGGCGCTGCCACGCCACCTGCGCATGAGCCCGGCTGGCGTCGGGCGCGACTAGCGCCATCGCTGGCCGAGGTGCACCGCTCTGTCGACGTGAACGGTGCGACCTGGTTCCGAAAAATGCTGGCGTTCGCCGGCCCGGGATATTTGGTCGCTGTTGGCTACATGGATCCCGGCAATTGGGCGACCGATCTCGCCGGCGGATCCCGCTTCGGCTACACGCTGCTCTCAGTGATCCTGCTCTCGAATCTGATGGCGGTACTCCTGCAAGGGCTCGCCTCGAAGCTTGGCATCGTCACCGGACGCGATCTCGCTCAGGCGTGTCGCGATCACTACTCACCGCCCGTCGCGTTCGCGCTGTGGGTGCTGTGCGAAATTGCGATCGCTGCCTGTGATCTGGCAGAAGTGATTGGCACCGCCATCGCGCTCAATCTGCTGTTCGGCATCACGCTGCCGGTCGGTATCGCGATCACGGCGGTCGACGTACTGATCGTGCTCTATCTGCAGAACAAGGGCTTCCGCCTGCTCGAGGCGCTCGTGATCGCGCTGATCGCAGTGGTGGGCGGGTGCTTCCTGTTCGAGCTGTTCATCTCGAAGCCGGACATGGGCGCCGTGGCGCGTGGATTCATTCCGACCACGCAGATCTTCACGAATCCGGAGATGCTGTACATCGCGATCGGCATCCTCGGTGCCACCGTGATGCCGCACAATCTCTATCTGCATTCGTCGATCGTGCAGACGCGAAAATATGAGGAGACGGCGGCCGGGAAGCGCGAGGCGGTGCGCTTCGCGTTTCTCGACTCCACGATCGCGCTCAGCTTTGCGCTGTTCATCAACGCGGCGATCCTGATCGTGGCAGCGGCAACGTTTCATACGAGTGGGAACACGGAAGTCGCCGAGATTCAGGACGCCCATAAGCTGCTCACGCCACTGTTGGGTGTGGCTGGCGCGAGCGCCGTGTTCGCCCTCGCCCTTCTGGCCTCGGGACAGAATTCGACTCTGACGGGCACGCTGGCCGGCCAGATCGTGATGGAGGGCTTCCTGAACCTCCGCATTCGTCCTTGGCTGCGCCGGCTGATCACCCGGGCGATTGCCATCGTGCCGGCAGCGATCGTGGCGGTACTTTACGGGGAGAGCGGAACCGCCAGGCTGCTGATCCTGAGCCAAGTCATCCTGTCGCTTCAGCTGTCCTTTGCGGTGTTCCCGCTGGTGCGGTTCACCTCCGACCGTGAAAAGATGGGGGAGTTCGTGAACTCGATCGCACTGCGCGTCGCGGCGTACGTCGTGGCGGGTATCATCGCCTCGCTCAATCTCTGGCTGCTCTTCCAAACCATTCGCGGGTGGCTCACCTGA
- a CDS encoding BamA/TamA family outer membrane protein, whose product MTAWNRLAIRALSLRVALRVTVGVSLSLAGTPASVWAQAGSDSTVGRRRIQPLPALGSAPETGLQFGVTVLAVFDRPALDHARPASLIATALRSTKAQTRISAEGEHWTRQNARRLNALVAWQKFPLPFYGIGDATPERNKEIFTPKGIEALAGIQQRVRGSWYATGGIRLLDQSITADTIGVLRQGTLTGSDGGRLVELSVGALLDSRDNLFTPRQGTFAQVTYTHNDDDLGSPFQYDRVRLDARHYRALTGAHVVAAQLLLLGVSGDAPFDQLALVGGGDIMRGYARGRYRDQRLAAAQVEYRTPFAHRVGLVAFAGAGMVASEWDALTDARLLPTYGGGVRLQIDPQQRTAVRVDFGVGRDSSSGLYIGFNQAF is encoded by the coding sequence ATGACCGCCTGGAATCGCCTCGCTATTCGCGCCTTGTCCCTCCGCGTTGCACTTCGCGTCACCGTCGGCGTGAGCCTTAGCCTCGCGGGCACCCCCGCCAGTGTCTGGGCGCAGGCCGGCTCCGACTCGACCGTGGGTCGACGGCGCATCCAGCCGCTCCCGGCGCTCGGATCGGCCCCCGAGACTGGTCTCCAGTTTGGCGTCACCGTGCTCGCCGTGTTCGACCGGCCGGCGCTCGACCACGCCCGCCCCGCCTCGCTGATCGCCACGGCGCTTCGCAGCACTAAGGCGCAGACGCGCATCTCGGCGGAAGGCGAGCACTGGACGCGCCAGAATGCCCGTCGCCTGAACGCCTTGGTGGCCTGGCAGAAATTCCCCCTGCCGTTTTACGGGATCGGCGATGCCACGCCGGAGCGTAACAAGGAGATCTTCACGCCAAAAGGCATCGAGGCGCTTGCCGGCATCCAGCAGCGCGTTCGTGGCAGCTGGTATGCGACGGGCGGCATTCGCCTGCTGGACCAATCGATTACTGCCGACACGATCGGGGTTCTCCGCCAAGGCACACTCACCGGCAGCGACGGTGGTCGACTGGTCGAGCTGTCGGTTGGCGCCTTGCTCGATTCACGCGACAACCTCTTCACACCGCGTCAGGGGACTTTTGCGCAGGTCACCTACACGCATAACGACGACGACCTCGGTTCGCCCTTTCAGTACGATCGAGTGCGCCTCGATGCACGCCACTATCGCGCCCTCACCGGCGCGCACGTGGTGGCCGCGCAGCTGCTGTTGCTGGGCGTCAGCGGCGACGCGCCGTTCGATCAGTTGGCCCTCGTGGGCGGTGGCGACATCATGCGCGGCTATGCACGGGGACGGTACCGCGACCAACGACTGGCCGCCGCTCAGGTCGAGTATCGCACGCCGTTCGCGCATCGCGTGGGTCTTGTGGCCTTTGCCGGCGCAGGTATGGTGGCCAGCGAGTGGGATGCGCTGACCGATGCCCGCCTGCTCCCCACGTACGGCGGCGGTGTTCGGCTCCAGATCGACCCGCAGCAACGCACCGCCGTCCGCGTGGACTTTGGCGTCGGACGCGACAGCTCGAGCGGTCTGTACATCGGATTCAACCAGGCCTTCTGA
- a CDS encoding universal stress protein produces MYRRILVPLEHSAYDQVILAHVRQLAKLCSSSLVLIHVADGWAARNQLSLKLRESEEMRLDREYIESCCASLRVDGFETESILAGGDPAGEIVSAAEREQCDLIAMATHGHKGIQDVIYGTTANSVRHRTMVPVLMVRGPVGGPVRVASR; encoded by the coding sequence ATGTACCGTCGCATCCTCGTGCCGCTCGAGCACTCCGCGTACGACCAGGTCATTCTTGCGCACGTGCGCCAGCTGGCGAAGCTCTGCTCGTCGTCCCTCGTGCTGATTCACGTGGCCGATGGCTGGGCGGCGCGAAACCAGCTGTCGCTCAAGCTGCGCGAATCGGAAGAAATGCGGCTCGACCGCGAGTACATCGAATCCTGCTGCGCCTCGCTGCGTGTCGATGGGTTCGAGACCGAGTCGATCCTGGCCGGCGGAGATCCGGCAGGCGAGATCGTCTCGGCAGCCGAGCGCGAGCAGTGCGACCTCATCGCGATGGCGACCCACGGCCATAAAGGCATTCAGGACGTGATCTATGGTACGACGGCCAACAGCGTTCGCCACCGGACCATGGTGCCTGTGCTGATGGTTCGCGGTCCTGTTGGGGGTCCCGTTCGCGTCGCTTCCCGCTGA
- a CDS encoding AAA family ATPase, translating to MHTVSPFQLPLTGRGTELDILERARAEAGRGRAQLVLLSGDGGVGKTRLVQEAAASATADGWQVVTGRAYPLETAIPYALFGDALEPLFSTLDPATLTRLTRGDRRLLSALTPRLVAEADLTQIRLTDSVTLAEQRLRLHAGILQLLGRLSERQPLMLCLENLQWADSSSIELLHFVSRQLGKERVLLVASWNESDRPLSDELRLALRSLRAVRVVTDLRLTPLTRDDVAMLLSTAFHVEREDVAPFATLLQDTTRGNPFFVDQTLRELVSRGALREQGGVWVGWHVDQLMLPPSVRELLLARLDRLSDNARLVGDVIAVIGTTAAHDVVRATSGLSEDALRLALGELRDEGIVIEQADGAAVTYDLAHPMMRQTLVAHVGLARERELHVTIATAIESVAGRRADREAEAIAAHWRKADPRVEPARSVRWLLKAGRQALDRLARREAAVMLRAALDRIDEHLPDEYVADVPMLLDDLARLYRRLGEYHEVIAMCARASAMAERRGDLLGVAIAERRRGLAQQGLGRREEAIRHFDIALEHASASVGDSAQTEVLLARIRLAKGDCLQALGLPEDAKREITLAVDIAERLGQVPLLARAHRMLLMVHLWSGPAHRAWAHARSAVALAEQSGERNLAWSAHWSAAVLAALTAHTSALETHLREATRLASELNSPLLELRTMEIVIEYRAGTGEWDRAIMDGERAIAMARALDQTTLLARLLYWVSGVYLQRGDFATAKRLIDDAWEVSGAADLDLDRPFEVHGVLPACVARTSYLSAVGEQAQALALGRTAIAIADRTGYIAWAVYRLLPTLAEAALAVGDDSTLRAVRRRLEHDATHLAHPIGAAWVLVIDGAYALREERTADAIQLLQRAVATLEAVPYPYDAARTRLRLAGALRLSGALSEAKHEAYEALQMLERLGARPAAEEARTVLRSLGGKVASDQHSSRLATLTPREFDIVRLVAQRLSNKEIGARLGITARTAGTHLANIFDKLDVRDRTALGDLAREQGLHRAT from the coding sequence ATGCACACCGTCTCGCCATTCCAACTGCCGTTGACCGGACGAGGCACGGAGCTCGACATCCTCGAACGGGCGCGCGCCGAGGCCGGCCGCGGCCGCGCGCAACTGGTGTTGTTGAGCGGTGACGGCGGGGTCGGCAAGACGCGGCTGGTGCAGGAAGCAGCGGCATCAGCGACGGCAGACGGATGGCAGGTCGTGACCGGCCGCGCCTATCCGCTCGAGACGGCGATCCCCTATGCGTTGTTCGGCGACGCCCTCGAGCCGCTGTTCTCCACGCTCGATCCAGCCACGCTCACACGTCTGACACGCGGCGACCGCCGACTCCTCTCGGCGCTCACGCCCCGATTAGTCGCCGAGGCGGACCTCACCCAGATTCGCCTCACCGACAGCGTCACGCTGGCTGAGCAGCGGCTTCGGCTGCATGCGGGCATTCTGCAACTGCTCGGACGTCTCAGCGAACGGCAGCCGTTGATGCTCTGCCTGGAGAATCTCCAGTGGGCCGACAGTTCCTCGATCGAACTGCTGCACTTCGTGAGCCGGCAACTCGGCAAGGAACGCGTGCTGCTGGTGGCGAGCTGGAATGAATCGGACCGTCCGCTCAGCGACGAGCTCCGCCTTGCGCTCCGTTCGCTTCGCGCCGTACGCGTCGTGACCGACCTTCGGCTCACCCCGCTCACCCGCGACGACGTCGCGATGTTGCTGTCCACCGCGTTTCACGTGGAGCGCGAGGACGTCGCACCGTTCGCCACGCTGTTACAGGACACCACGCGCGGGAATCCCTTCTTCGTCGATCAGACGCTGCGCGAACTGGTGTCCCGCGGTGCACTGCGCGAGCAGGGCGGCGTCTGGGTGGGCTGGCACGTAGACCAACTCATGCTGCCGCCCTCCGTGCGCGAGCTGCTGCTCGCCCGCCTTGACCGGCTCAGCGACAACGCGCGGTTGGTGGGCGATGTGATCGCGGTGATCGGTACCACCGCTGCACACGACGTCGTGCGCGCCACCAGCGGGCTCTCCGAAGACGCCCTTCGCCTGGCGCTTGGTGAGCTGCGCGACGAAGGCATCGTGATCGAGCAGGCCGACGGTGCGGCCGTGACGTACGACCTGGCGCATCCGATGATGCGGCAAACGTTGGTCGCGCACGTGGGGCTCGCCCGCGAGCGGGAACTGCACGTGACCATCGCCACTGCCATCGAGTCGGTGGCGGGACGCCGCGCCGACCGTGAGGCCGAAGCAATCGCTGCGCATTGGCGCAAGGCAGACCCGCGAGTGGAGCCCGCCCGCTCCGTGCGTTGGCTGCTCAAAGCCGGACGTCAGGCGCTCGATCGTCTCGCCCGTCGGGAGGCCGCCGTCATGCTGCGGGCCGCGCTCGATCGCATCGACGAGCATCTGCCCGACGAGTACGTCGCCGATGTCCCGATGCTCCTCGACGACCTCGCACGTTTGTATCGACGCCTGGGTGAGTACCACGAAGTGATCGCGATGTGCGCCCGCGCCTCGGCGATGGCCGAGCGCCGTGGCGACCTGCTGGGCGTCGCTATCGCAGAGCGGCGACGTGGACTCGCACAGCAGGGACTCGGCCGTCGCGAAGAGGCCATCCGCCATTTCGACATCGCGCTTGAACACGCCAGCGCGAGCGTGGGGGACAGCGCACAAACGGAAGTGTTGCTGGCGCGCATCCGTCTCGCCAAGGGCGACTGCTTACAGGCGCTCGGTCTCCCCGAAGACGCCAAGCGGGAGATCACGCTGGCGGTGGACATCGCGGAACGGCTCGGCCAGGTGCCGTTGCTGGCTCGCGCGCATCGCATGTTGCTGATGGTGCATCTGTGGTCCGGGCCGGCGCATCGGGCGTGGGCGCACGCACGGAGCGCGGTGGCGCTGGCCGAGCAGAGCGGCGAGCGCAATCTGGCGTGGTCGGCGCATTGGTCAGCGGCGGTGCTGGCCGCACTCACGGCCCACACCAGTGCGCTCGAGACGCATCTCCGGGAGGCCACGCGACTGGCGTCCGAGCTGAACTCGCCGTTACTCGAACTGCGCACGATGGAGATCGTGATCGAGTATCGCGCCGGCACCGGCGAGTGGGATCGCGCGATCATGGACGGCGAGCGCGCCATCGCGATGGCGCGCGCGCTCGATCAGACCACGCTGCTCGCGCGTCTCCTCTACTGGGTGAGCGGCGTGTACTTGCAGCGTGGCGACTTCGCGACGGCCAAGCGGCTCATCGACGACGCATGGGAGGTGTCCGGTGCGGCCGATCTCGACCTCGATCGTCCCTTCGAGGTGCATGGCGTCCTGCCCGCGTGCGTCGCCCGCACATCGTACCTTAGCGCGGTCGGTGAGCAGGCGCAGGCGCTGGCCCTCGGACGGACAGCCATCGCGATTGCGGATCGTACCGGTTATATCGCGTGGGCCGTGTATCGACTGCTGCCAACATTGGCCGAAGCCGCGCTGGCGGTCGGGGACGACAGTACGTTGCGTGCGGTGCGTCGCCGGCTCGAACACGACGCGACACATCTCGCGCACCCTATCGGTGCCGCGTGGGTGCTGGTGATCGATGGCGCGTATGCCCTGCGTGAAGAGCGAACGGCCGACGCCATTCAGCTGTTGCAGCGCGCGGTGGCGACCCTGGAGGCGGTGCCGTACCCCTACGACGCGGCGCGTACACGCCTGCGGCTCGCTGGTGCGCTGCGGCTCTCAGGCGCACTGTCCGAGGCCAAACACGAAGCCTACGAAGCGTTGCAGATGCTCGAACGCCTTGGTGCGCGGCCGGCGGCAGAGGAGGCGCGCACGGTGTTGCGGTCACTGGGCGGAAAGGTGGCTAGTGACCAGCACAGCTCGCGACTGGCCACACTCACCCCACGCGAATTCGACATCGTACGGCTCGTAGCACAGCGCCTCAGCAACAAAGAAATCGGTGCCCGGCTCGGCATCACCGCACGAACGGCCGGCACGCATCTCGCCAACATCTTCGACAAGCTCGACGTGCGCGATCGCACGGCGTTGGGCGATCTTGCTCGCGAGCAGGGCCTTCACCGGGCCACCTAG
- a CDS encoding metal-dependent transcriptional regulator: protein MPDSPTPPALTEPVEDYLKAIYELESRFGAAATSDVANALDVAPASVTGMVRRLATQGYLDHVPYRGVQLTARGRQAALRTIRRHRILESYLTGVLGYPWDRVHDEAERLEHAASDDLIERMAAALGHPTADPHGAPIPTVDGIVVEQPHRTLAELPVGETARMLRVSDKNPSLLRYLAEIALQPGAEVTMVSRAPFDGPLTLRIGKNEPVVGPNLAAQVLVEAMPSPGPRSADATGSTRSLPSITPVAAASPKPKARKSSAR from the coding sequence TTGCCCGACTCCCCGACGCCTCCGGCGCTGACTGAGCCGGTCGAGGATTATCTCAAGGCCATCTACGAGCTCGAAAGTCGGTTCGGGGCCGCCGCCACCAGTGATGTGGCGAACGCGCTGGATGTGGCGCCGGCATCGGTGACCGGGATGGTGCGACGCTTGGCGACGCAAGGCTACCTCGATCATGTGCCGTATCGCGGTGTGCAGCTGACGGCGCGGGGACGCCAGGCCGCGCTGCGCACGATTCGCCGTCATCGCATTCTCGAGTCGTATCTCACCGGCGTGCTGGGCTATCCGTGGGACCGTGTGCACGACGAAGCCGAGCGCCTCGAGCACGCCGCCTCGGACGATCTGATCGAACGCATGGCGGCTGCGCTCGGGCACCCGACGGCCGATCCGCACGGAGCGCCGATTCCCACCGTGGACGGCATCGTCGTCGAGCAGCCGCATCGCACGCTCGCCGAGTTGCCGGTGGGTGAAACGGCCCGCATGCTACGCGTGAGCGACAAGAATCCGTCGTTGTTGCGCTATCTGGCCGAGATCGCGTTACAGCCGGGCGCCGAGGTGACCATGGTGTCGCGCGCCCCCTTCGATGGGCCGCTCACGTTGCGGATCGGGAAAAACGAGCCGGTGGTGGGACCCAATCTGGCCGCTCAGGTATTGGTGGAAGCGATGCCCTCTCCTGGTCCACGCTCCGCTGATGCTACCGGCTCCACTCGCTCGCTTCCGTCCATCACACCCGTCGCCGCCGCTTCCCCCAAGCCGAAAGCGCGAAAGTCGTCGGCTCGTTGA
- a CDS encoding gamma-glutamyltransferase gives MVAASHPDAAAAGAAMLAQGGNAVDAFAATAFALSVTDVSQTGLGGGGAMTFFNAKTKTVEHLSFYPRAGEDAAWARADTSRGRRPGRAAATPGMVAGVLDAHTKWGKLTRGQVMAPAIALARDGFIVSPLLARTIVSSRDKLMADSLAAARFMPGGEALRPGDRLIQPELAGTLQRIASEGATVFYNGGIAERLSAKVKAQGGLITVRDMNTYFVTSMRPLCSMWRGYTLLGAPPPMGGASVLEMLQMADASGVADAGSFTENGAAVAKLADIMRIGNADAGDYRGDPAVQRVPAHGVVHPGFARQRAGLVGGALPDTAVAGNPWAFDTLASPGNCGKFNPYPASVAGRTGSSNSVPRDTATVEEGQSFTSHLAVVDGDGSAVSATTTVGVLFGSGVYTDGFFLNSAGNNFDAKTRGTNRYANSTMSPTLILDGEKVRLVVGAAGSQYIQPAIMQVTIRMLAFGEDPAVALSAPRIHASENVKDVEVEPGFATSVYQALVTRGYAPSSRVRDISFGGVHAVFVRKDGKRIGVADPRRDGTAAGW, from the coding sequence ATGGTGGCCGCTTCGCATCCCGATGCTGCTGCTGCGGGAGCGGCGATGCTCGCGCAGGGCGGTAATGCCGTCGACGCGTTCGCGGCGACGGCCTTCGCGCTCTCCGTGACCGACGTATCGCAAACGGGACTTGGCGGTGGTGGCGCCATGACCTTCTTCAACGCGAAGACCAAGACGGTCGAGCATCTGTCGTTCTATCCGCGGGCGGGAGAAGACGCGGCGTGGGCACGCGCCGATACCTCGCGCGGCCGTCGCCCCGGACGCGCCGCAGCCACTCCCGGCATGGTGGCCGGCGTGCTCGACGCGCATACCAAGTGGGGCAAGCTCACGCGCGGGCAGGTGATGGCGCCGGCCATCGCGTTGGCGCGCGACGGCTTCATCGTGTCGCCGCTGCTGGCGCGTACCATCGTGTCCTCGCGCGACAAGCTGATGGCCGATTCCCTGGCGGCCGCTCGATTCATGCCCGGCGGCGAGGCGTTGCGTCCCGGTGATCGTCTCATCCAGCCGGAACTCGCGGGTACGTTGCAGCGCATTGCGAGCGAAGGTGCCACGGTGTTCTACAACGGCGGTATCGCCGAGCGTCTGTCGGCGAAGGTCAAGGCGCAGGGAGGCCTGATCACCGTGCGCGACATGAATACGTATTTCGTGACGTCGATGCGTCCGCTGTGCTCGATGTGGCGTGGATACACATTGCTAGGCGCGCCGCCTCCAATGGGTGGCGCATCGGTGCTCGAGATGCTGCAGATGGCCGACGCCTCGGGCGTCGCCGATGCCGGCTCCTTCACCGAGAACGGCGCGGCCGTCGCGAAGCTCGCCGACATCATGCGCATTGGGAACGCCGACGCGGGTGACTATCGCGGTGATCCGGCGGTGCAGCGCGTACCCGCCCACGGCGTCGTGCATCCCGGCTTCGCGCGGCAGCGCGCGGGACTCGTTGGAGGTGCGCTACCCGACACGGCCGTGGCGGGCAATCCGTGGGCCTTCGATACGCTCGCGTCGCCGGGCAACTGCGGAAAGTTCAATCCCTATCCGGCGTCGGTGGCAGGGCGCACGGGCTCCAGCAACAGCGTGCCGCGCGACACCGCGACGGTCGAAGAAGGGCAGAGTTTTACGTCGCACCTGGCCGTAGTCGACGGCGACGGCAGCGCGGTCTCGGCCACGACTACCGTTGGCGTGCTGTTTGGCTCGGGCGTGTACACCGACGGCTTCTTCCTGAACTCGGCGGGCAACAATTTCGACGCGAAGACGCGCGGCACCAATCGCTACGCGAACTCCACGATGTCACCCACGCTGATCCTCGACGGTGAGAAGGTGCGGCTGGTGGTCGGTGCCGCCGGCTCGCAGTACATCCAGCCGGCGATCATGCAGGTCACGATTCGCATGCTCGCCTTTGGGGAAGATCCAGCCGTCGCGCTGTCGGCACCGCGCATTCACGCCAGCGAGAACGTGAAGGACGTCGAAGTGGAGCCGGGCTTCGCCACCAGCGTCTATCAGGCGCTCGTTACGCGAGGGTATGCGCCGTCCAGCCGTGTGCGCGACATCAGCTTCGGTGGCGTGCACGCCGTGTTCGTGCGCAAAGACGGGAAGCGGATCGGCGTAGCCGACCCGCGACGCGACGGAACCGCCGCCGGCTGGTAG
- a CDS encoding FtsX-like permease family protein: MMAWATLRRHPARTTLAMLGIAVAAALLLDMVMLATGMSESFRSLLLTRGYQLRVSPKGTLPFDSEATIDGAGAIVRALRANPDIKAVSPTLGATLTIDGSGIPSAFTLGLEREVQGDYTVEAGTDITRADSTSPSALPSALPRIVVSQTFLTRAGHVVGDTLTISSGLDAQLRTAARSSRVVIGGMGRFIYVPGETPVMALDLALLRELLGPSFRDRMSLAMAESRGNDSASVEAVRAWIATTQPRVTAISTETAIRQVEERLSYFRQLAFVLGAISLGIGFLLVATLVTLSVNERRGEIAVLRAIGTQRVGVLQQVFLEGLLLTSAGIVGGLALGLVTAQWLNGILRDFPGLPSAFDFFVWSPDAGWRALVLLLTSGTLAGLLPAWRAASIPIARALREEAIG; this comes from the coding sequence ATGATGGCCTGGGCCACCCTGCGTCGACACCCGGCCCGCACCACGCTGGCGATGCTCGGCATCGCCGTCGCGGCCGCGCTGCTGCTCGACATGGTGATGTTGGCCACGGGCATGAGCGAGTCGTTCCGATCGCTGCTGCTCACGCGAGGGTACCAGCTGCGCGTGTCACCCAAGGGGACGCTGCCCTTCGATAGCGAGGCTACCATCGACGGTGCCGGCGCCATCGTGCGCGCGTTGCGGGCGAATCCTGATATCAAGGCCGTCAGCCCCACGCTCGGCGCGACGCTGACGATCGACGGCAGCGGGATTCCGTCGGCATTTACACTGGGGCTCGAGCGCGAGGTGCAAGGCGACTATACCGTCGAAGCCGGCACCGATATCACGCGCGCTGATTCCACGTCGCCCTCGGCACTGCCTTCGGCACTGCCTCGCATCGTCGTGAGTCAGACGTTCCTCACCCGCGCGGGACACGTGGTAGGTGATACCCTCACCATCTCGTCGGGGCTGGATGCGCAGCTGCGCACGGCGGCGCGTTCCAGTCGCGTGGTGATTGGCGGCATGGGACGCTTCATCTACGTACCCGGAGAGACACCGGTCATGGCGCTCGACCTGGCGCTGCTGCGCGAACTGCTCGGGCCAAGCTTTCGTGATCGCATGTCGCTCGCCATGGCGGAGTCGCGCGGCAATGACTCGGCGTCGGTGGAAGCCGTACGCGCCTGGATTGCCACGACGCAGCCGCGCGTGACGGCCATTTCCACGGAAACCGCCATTCGCCAGGTGGAAGAGCGACTGTCCTACTTCCGGCAGTTGGCGTTCGTGCTCGGTGCCATCAGCCTCGGTATCGGCTTCTTGTTGGTCGCCACGCTGGTCACGTTGTCGGTGAACGAACGACGTGGCGAGATCGCGGTGTTGCGCGCGATCGGCACGCAACGCGTTGGCGTGCTGCAGCAGGTGTTTCTGGAAGGGCTGCTGCTCACCAGTGCCGGCATCGTTGGCGGCCTCGCGTTGGGCTTGGTCACGGCGCAATGGCTGAATGGCATTCTGCGGGATTTCCCGGGATTGCCTTCGGCGTTCGACTTTTTCGTATGGAGCCCCGACGCCGGGTGGCGCGCGCTGGTCTTGCTGCTCACGTCAGGCACACTGGCTGGACTGCTGCCGGCATGGCGCGCCGCCTCCATCCCCATCGCTCGCGCGTTGCGTGAGGAAGCCATTGGCTAA